One window of the Pieris brassicae chromosome 2, ilPieBrab1.1, whole genome shotgun sequence genome contains the following:
- the LOC123720583 gene encoding uncharacterized protein LOC123720583, translating into MEIVPEGKNFRLVTKDELPAVADILVQYMPESLKFHQTIQTYLNNKVWDFHFYVAKNWPEEPICLHFPGCTSTPNSHPYESVTIFCPSERSELVDLVTSEDILLDLTKPLYLNFTHEAIVNRFEKRYEAQDKITGDVYVCDNPPTDCNEQLPPDVELVRLQPEHMQAVHDLYPASDIECREVFEKLVAELPAYGIFVEGQLAAWMVQSYYGAMFSMQTRPEFRRKGYGIYLARRLTKEVAARGYKPFVVIRPENDASRSLYSKLGFEKRFRTVRAVLRPR; encoded by the exons ATGGAAATCGTGCCTGAGGGGAAAAATTTTCGATTGGTAACAAAAGACGAGCTCCCAGCTGTGGCAGATATTTTAGTTCAGTATATGCCTGAATCTCTAAAG TTTCATCAGACGATTCAAACATATCTAAACAATAAGGTTTGGGACTTCCATTTTTATGTGGCGAAGAATTGGCCAGAGGAACCGATTTGTTTACACTTTCCCGGCTGTACCAGTACG CCAAACAGCCATCCATATGAAAGTGTGACAATATTCTGTCCATCGGAGCGTTCTGAACTGGTGGACCTGGTCACCAGCGAAGACATCTTGCTGGACCTCACGAAACCGTTGTACCTGAACTTCACTCACGAAGCTATCGTGAATCGCTTCGAGAAACGATATGAAGCTCAAGATAAGATTACTGGAGATGTCTATGTCTGTGATAACCCTCCAACGGATTGTAATGAAca ACTGCCACCGGACGTGGAGTTAGTTCGCCTTCAGCCAGAGCACATGCAAGCAGTGCACGACCTCTACCCAGCGAGTGACATTGAGTGCCGCGAAGTCTTCGAGAAGCTCGTCGCCGAATTACCCGCCTATGGAATCTTCGTAGAGGGACAATTGGCCGCTTGGATGGTCCAATCTTACTATGGCGCCATGTTCTCCATGCAGACACGCCCAGAGTTCCGCCGAAAAGGCTACGGAATCTACTTAGCCCGACGGCTCACCAAAGAAGTCGCGGCTCGCGGCTACAAACCGTTCGTCGTGATTCGTCCGGAAAACGATGcttctcgctcgctctactcTAAGCTTGGCTTTGAGAAACGTTTCCGAACGGTCCGCGCCGTTTTACGTCCGCGCTAA